One stretch of Campylobacter sp. CCS1377 DNA includes these proteins:
- a CDS encoding HDOD domain-containing protein, whose product MRHDMNEKLLKSVETLPPLPETIHKLKKYIDEERTNIQTDKVAQIIQADPLVTAKLLQLANSPFYGFSREVKTINQVVTLFGINNIKNIILADSIRSNFTIDVSPYGLDTQKFIQTCNEEAGFISEWLLEEDKQLSYLLVPCAMLLRLGMIIFSNFLIQNHKDKEFLETLKQNNFRDITMIENQFLGVDHLSFLGFLFYRWDFDEILIESICFANTPHSASDEIKKNAYALAAVNCIFAPYNGGSVFNSKKAISLLKEANGQGMNFNIDHFIAKLPQFAKVNLNSTDDEI is encoded by the coding sequence ATTCGCCATGATATGAATGAAAAATTACTCAAAAGCGTCGAAACCTTACCACCACTTCCAGAAACTATCCATAAATTAAAAAAATATATAGATGAAGAAAGAACAAATATCCAAACAGATAAAGTCGCTCAAATCATACAAGCTGATCCTTTGGTTACAGCAAAGCTTTTACAGCTTGCAAATTCTCCCTTTTATGGTTTTTCAAGGGAAGTTAAAACCATCAATCAAGTTGTGACTTTGTTTGGGATTAATAATATTAAAAATATCATTTTGGCAGACTCTATAAGAAGTAATTTTACCATCGATGTTTCTCCTTATGGACTTGATACTCAAAAATTTATCCAGACTTGCAATGAAGAAGCCGGTTTTATTTCAGAATGGCTTTTAGAAGAAGATAAGCAGCTTTCTTATTTGCTTGTGCCTTGTGCTATGCTTTTAAGACTTGGAATGATTATTTTTTCTAATTTTCTCATTCAAAATCATAAGGATAAGGAATTTTTAGAAACTTTAAAACAAAATAATTTTCGCGATATTACAATGATAGAAAATCAATTTTTGGGCGTTGATCATTTGTCTTTTTTGGGATTTTTATTTTATCGTTGGGATTTTGATGAAATTTTAATTGAGAGCATTTGTTTTGCTAATACCCCACATTCTGCTTCAGATGAAATTAAAAAAAATGCTTATGCATTAGCTGCAGTAAATTGTATTTTTGCACCTTATAACGGAGGTTCGGTTTTTAATTCTAAAAAAGCAATTTCTTTACTTAAAGAAGCCAATGGGCAAGGAATGAATTTTAATATTGATCATTTCATTGCTAAACTTCCGCAATTTGCAAAAGTAAATCTTAATAGCACTGATGATGAAATTTAG
- a CDS encoding cysteine permease, with amino-acid sequence MMLSTILPPNEFLDDYVLNIQFYKLAGISKNAYKFWKNAQVAKYQGTRTIFLHKNYILSKYQDIVKQCANLNGYVLASAFCSFTTLAPSHLVESNNSQIYQLLDIQEICGIKFVNLKAFYDFLGLEYDKYIYIEKCHFFSPTPFEKRIKITDSMCVGYY; translated from the coding sequence TTGATGTTATCAACCATACTTCCACCAAATGAATTTTTGGATGATTATGTTTTAAATATTCAATTTTACAAGCTTGCAGGAATTTCTAAAAATGCTTATAAATTTTGGAAAAATGCACAAGTGGCGAAATATCAAGGAACTAGAACGATTTTTTTGCATAAAAATTATATTTTGAGTAAATATCAAGATATTGTAAAACAATGTGCAAATTTAAATGGTTATGTTTTGGCAAGTGCTTTTTGCTCATTTACTACACTTGCGCCTTCTCATTTGGTTGAGAGTAATAATTCACAAATTTATCAGCTTTTAGACATTCAAGAAATATGTGGGATAAAATTTGTTAATCTTAAGGCATTTTATGATTTTTTAGGGCTTGAATACGATAAATATATTTATATAGAAAAATGCCATTTTTTTAGTCCAACTCCATTTGAAAAACGCATTAAAATCACTGACAGTATGTGTGTGGGGTATTATTAA
- the rplT gene encoding 50S ribosomal protein L20: MARVKTGVVRRRRHKKVLKLARGFYSGRRKHFRKAKEQLERSLVYAYRDRRRKKRDFRRLWIVRINAACRLNDLSYSKFINGLKKAGIELDRKILADLAMNDAIAFAKIAEAAKKALA; this comes from the coding sequence ATGGCAAGAGTAAAAACAGGTGTTGTAAGACGCCGCAGACATAAAAAAGTTCTAAAGTTAGCACGTGGTTTTTATAGTGGACGCCGCAAACATTTTAGAAAAGCAAAAGAACAATTAGAAAGAAGTCTCGTTTATGCGTATCGTGATAGACGCCGCAAAAAAAGAGATTTTCGCCGTCTTTGGATCGTGCGTATCAATGCTGCTTGCAGGCTAAATGATTTAAGTTATTCTAAATTCATTAATGGGCTTAAAAAAGCAGGTATTGAACTTGATAGAAAAATTTTAGCAGATTTAGCTATGAATGATGCTATTGCTTTTGCAAAAATCGCAGAAGCTGCAAAAAAAGCTTTAGCTTAA
- the rpmI gene encoding 50S ribosomal protein L35, giving the protein MPKMKSVKSAVKRFKVGKNKIKRGSAFRSHILTKKPAKRMRDLRTAKYVHSTNIKAVEKMLGI; this is encoded by the coding sequence ATGCCAAAGATGAAAAGCGTTAAAAGCGCAGTTAAACGCTTCAAAGTGGGTAAAAATAAAATCAAAAGAGGCTCTGCTTTTAGAAGCCATATTTTGACTAAAAAACCTGCAAAAAGAATGCGTGATCTTCGCACAGCTAAATATGTGCATAGCACAAATATAAAAGCTGTTGAAAAAATGCTAGGAATTTAA